In a single window of the Cervus elaphus chromosome 1, mCerEla1.1, whole genome shotgun sequence genome:
- the LOC122703524 gene encoding olfactory receptor 51I2-like: MLASWSFANISFFQPPAFLMIGIPGLEAVHGWISILFSSMYAAALTGNCLILLAVRRTPSLHQPMYYFLSMLALNDVGLTLSTMPTTLAVLWFDHRLIGFNACLVQLFFLHSFSVVESSVLLAMSFDRFVAISNPLRYASVLTNSVIIRIGLAIVARATVSLFPGPFLLKRLNFCPGKILLSHSFCFHADVMKRACADITVNIIYGLYVVLSTVGFDSLLIVLSYTLILHTVMSLASPRERIRALNTCVSHILAVLVFYIPVIGVSMIHRFGRHLPPIVHALVAYVYLVVPPVLNPIIYSVKSRPIREAMLWVLRRKCQS; encoded by the coding sequence ATGCTTGCTTCCTGGTCCTTTGCCAACATCTCCTTCTTCCAGCCACCTGCTTTCCTGATGATTGGCATCCCAGGCCTGGAGGCTGTTCATGGCTGGAtctccatcctcttctcctccatgTATGCTGCAGCCCTCACTGGAAACTGCCTGATCCTCTTGGCCGTGAGGAGGACCCCCAGCCTGCACCAGCCCATGTACTACTTCCTGTCCATGCTGGCCCTCAACGACGTGGGCCTCACCTTGTCCACAATGCCCACCACGCTGGCTGTGCTCTGGTTTGACCATAGGCTCATCGGCTTCAATGCCTGTCTGGTCCAATTATTCTTTCTCCACTCCTTCTCCGTGGTGGAGTCCTCAGTGCTCTTGGCCATGTCGTTTGACCGCTTTGTGGCCATCTCCAACCCCCTGCGCTATGCCTCTGTCCTCACAAACAGTGTCATCATCAGGATTGGGCTGGCCATTGTGGCTCGCGCCACTGTGTCCCTCTTTCCAGGGCCCTTCTTACTAAAGAGACTGAACTTTTGTCCTGGCAAGATCCTCCTGTCCCACTCATTCTGTTTCCATGCAGATGTCATGAAAAGAGCCTGTGCTGACATTACTGTCAATATCATTTATGGGCTGTATGTGGTTCTGTCCACAGTGGGTTTTGACTCCTTGCTTATTGTGCTGTCCTATACTCTTATTCTTCATACAGTGATGAGCCTGGCCTCTCCCAGGGAGCGTATCCGGGCCCTCAACACTTGTGTTTCTCATATTTTGGCTGTTCTGGTTTTCTACATCCCAGTCATAGGTGTGTCCATGATCCACCGTTTTGGGAGACACCTTCCCCCCATAGTACACGCCCTTGTCGCCTACGTGTACCTGGTGGTGCCCCCTGTGCTGAACCCCATCATCTACAGTGTCAAGTCCAGGCCCATCAGGGAGGCCATGCTGTGGGTGCTGAGGAGGAAATGCCAGAGTTGA
- the LOC122695854 gene encoding olfactory receptor 51E1 has protein sequence MVGPNGNESSVTYFILIGLPGLEEAQFWLAFPLCSLYLIAVLGNLTIIYIVRTEHSLHEPMYIFLCMLSGLDVLISTSSMPKMMAIFWFNSTTIQFDACLLQMFAIHSLSGMESTVLLAMAFDRYVAICHPLRHATVLTLPRVTKIGMAAVVRGVALMAPLPVFIKRLPFCQSNVLSHSYCLHQDVMKLACADIHVNIIYGLIVIISAIGLDSLLISLSYLLILKTVLGLTREAQAKAFGTCVSHVCAVFIFYVPFIGLSMVHRFGKPRDSLLPIILANTYLLVPPVLNPIVYGVKTKEIRQRILRLFHVTTHTLDP, from the coding sequence ATGGTGGGTCCCAATGGCAATGAATCCAGCGTCACGTATTTCATCCTAATAGGCCTGCCAGGCTTGGAAGAAGCTCAGTTCTGGCTGGCCTTCCCACTGTGTTCCCTCTACCTTATTGCTGTGCTAGGTAACTTGACGATTATCTACATTGTGCGGACGGAGCACAGTCTACATGAACCCATGTACATCTTTCTTTGCATGCTTTCTGGCCTTGATGTTCTCATCTCCACCTCATCCATGCCCAAAATGATGGCCATCTTCTGGTTCAACTCCACTACCATCCAGTTTGATGCTTGTCTGTTACAGATGTTTGCCATCCACTCTTTATCTGGCATGGAGTCCACAGTGCTGCTGGCCATGGCctttgaccgctatgtggccatctgccacccacTACGCCATGCCACTGTGCTAACATTGCCTCGTGTAACCAAGATTGGCATGGCTGCTGTGGTGCGGGGGGTTGCACTTATGGCACCCCTACCTGTCTTCATCAAAAGGCTACCCTTCTGCCAATCCAATGTCCTTTCCCATTCCTACTGCCTGCACCAAGATGTCATGAAGCTGGCCTGTGCGGACATCCACGTCAATATCATCTATGGCCTCATCGTCATCATCTCAGCCATTGGCCTGGACTCACTTCTCATCTCTTTGTCATATCTGCTTATCCTCAAGACTGTGTTGGGCTTGACACGTGAAGCCCAGGCAAAAGCATTTGGTACATGTGTCTCTCATGTGTGTGCTGTTTTCATATTCTATGTACCTTTCATTGGATTGTCTATGGTGCACCGGTTTGGCAAGCCGCGTGACTCCCTCCTGCCCATCATCCTGGCCAACACCTACCTGCTTGTTCCTCCCGTGCTCAACCCTATTGTCTATGGAGTGAAGACAAAGGAGATCCGACAGCGTATCCTTCGTCTTTTTCATGTGACCACCCACACTTTGGATCCCTAA